The Theileria parva strain Muguga chromosome 1, complete sequence, whole genome shotgun sequence DNA window ccaaatattctaaatattataataaaaatggtttttattataattagaACTAGTTAAGAGTCTATATTTGGACTTTTTTTGACAAAAATGTCTCAGATTTGTCAAAATGGCTAGTTATTCAGCTAGCCATTCAATGGAATCCCGATTTGATTAATGAGACTCTTGTTAATTAATCATAATTGTCTGGATTTATTCGTTTATGTGATTTTTGTCAGAATTTCATACTTAAAGAATTCGTACTTATACTTACTTGAAAATTCATACGGCCGTTTTCTgatattcatttttaccTCATTTTTAGTCCATCATACTGTTTTATGCCATTATATACTGTAAAAGGtgtgtaaagtgtgtaaaaatagtattaataattataaaaagtGTGCGTAGACTTGAGATGGGCGTGCCAATAATGATCTGCAATTTTGAAGATATTGACGGCGACGACTACTCCTGGCTCGATAACGACGAGGCAAAGAGCTACTTGCGCGAGTTATTTAACCGTGGCGATGATCAAAGGACTGACTACAATGTTTTGTGCAGCTCAATCAACGACATTTACCTGTCAATCTTACGAATCCGTGAGGAGATGACCAACTCATACAACGTCCTCCTAACGTGTGTCGACTTACTTAAAAAGTACGTTAACACGAACTGCGCCAATAGCGAGGACGGAAGCACCCTGGATTCCTCCACTTCAAGTACTTTCAGGGGCAACCAACTGGACGACGTGTCGGACGGACTCAATGACTCCCTGGGCGAAGACCATCAGTATTCCTTTCCTCTGGCCTCCTGTGTCAAGTGTTCCTGCCTTATTAAGATCGTTGTCAACCACGCTGTTGCTGGGCTCTACATTGGAAAGAATGGCGCTCACCTAAAGCGCCTTCAAAGCAAGTACCAATTCAAGCTCACGCAGTCTGGCAGGGGAGCAAAGGGCGACTTTACTGGCGTGGGATATCCTTGTCATAGGACTAACACTACACTTCTCTTCCAGGGCAATCTGGTCGACATTTTGCACGGCCTCAGGCCCCTTTACAAGATTATTCAAAGCGATATTTTGGCCCTCGACGACAAGTCTTTGGAGTTCCTCTCCGGCCGCACTGTCAAGGTGAAGTTCGAGTTAAACCTCGTTGTTCCTGCCGACAGGAAGCGCATTTTACTCCAGGACACTGGCCGCAGGTGCATGCAGCTCAGAAATGCTTCCGGCGTTGAAATCATTGCTGGCAAGCAGAACTTTGAGGTTGGCAACATTAAGGAGAGCATTGTTACTCTCTTCGGCTTTGAGGAGAACGTCGAGAGGGCCATGGAATGGTTGGGCATTTTTCTTCAAGAAAGTCCTGCCATCACTTCTGGCGATTACTACTTTATGGACTACCCTAAATACACCACTGCCATTCCAGAAACTAACCGAACCTAATATCATACAAATTTTCTACATAAATTAGTATCATatataaagaatattatCTTTTCATTTGCTTCATCAATGATTGCAAGTCGTCATTTTGCGAGAATTCCTTCATGAGTTTCATGATATTTCCTGCTCCTCCCATCTGGTTCAACAACCTTGGGTCAATCATGGTCTGCATCTTATTCAAAAGCTGATTCGGGTTCCTCATTATGTTCTGCATTGCATTATCCTTATTCAAACCCATCTTTCCCATGCTTCCAACCATCTTCTGTAATCTGACAACATATTAATTGTTTGAGTAGGTAGGTGGGACGATATGCAggtgtataatatatttaataaaaatacgtTTTATGTTGATCAATTAGAAAACTGATTTCGTGTGGAGATGATCCTGAACCTTTGGCAATCCTCATTATTCTAGAACCATTTAACGGTTTCTCACAATCCAACTCTAATCATATTTTAAGAGCTGTTTTATTAAAGTATAGAATAAACAAGTCAATATAGCATAAGCTAGATTTAATCATACCTTCATCTGTCATTGAATCCATAATGATCATGAACCTTTTAATGCGATCTACACCTTCTTGTTCCCTTCCTGCTTGTAGAAGTTCAGGCGGTATTCCTGGCAGCATTGACATTACCTTCCCAATTGGAgccatttttaataaattctaaaaattgcattagttatattaaataaatattataaaatagtatGCGAGTGGTATTGTGAAATCAGTATTTTGATACTTGAAACTGGTCGTACATATCTCGAATGGTAAACTTAGCAGAGGCAATCCTGTCCAAGAGGTCAGGTTTATCGTCTAAATTTATCACATCCTTCAATGTATTTATTAATCCATTTATATCTCCAAATCCTAAACCATTTTATAAACATATATGTTTATTAGTATTTACTTAATTCTGTGTAAAGTAAGTGAAAATACCTAGAAGACGTGAAATGAATGATTTGGGATCAAAGGGCTCAAAATCATCAAAATGTTCACCGGTTCcgataaaaattataggCGAATTAGTTGCAGATACCCTAAAAACagattataataaaacattcaaatgtatatataactagtgGTCACATACGCTGAAAGGGCTCCACCTCCTTTGGCATGACCATCCAGCtttgtaataataacaGAGCCAACGTCAACGGCTTTATTAAAAGCTGCAGCCTGGTCATAACAGGCCTGTCCGATGTGAGAGTCCATGACGAATACAACTTCGTCTGGTTGTACTGCGTCATAAATGAGCTTCATCTCATCAAAGAGAGCGTCTTCTTGCTTGTGTCGACCAGAAGTGTCGACGATGATCATGTCATACTTCTCCTCCTTAAAACGTGCAACACCGTCAGCTGCAACCTTGGCTGGGTTAGCCTCGCTGTAACTACCGTAAAAGGAAATCTTAACCTTAGCAGCGTTCTGCTTAAGCTGGTCAAAGGCACCAGCACGGAACGTATCTGCACATATCAAAGCAGTTCTCCAGCCTACAAATTAGTCAGTCTGTTACATACcaatgttaaattaactaaaaataCACACCTTTACGTTGATAATGATATGCAAATTTAGTGCAACTTGTTGTTTTCCCTGCTCCTTGAAGCCCAACGAACATGATTACGTTACATCTGCCCTTTTTCGGCTCGAACGGTTTCTTCTCCGTTGTTAACATATTTACCAACTCGTCAACCACAATCTATACACAAAGTTAGAGAATTTGTacagattttaaaattaataataaatcataAATAATCTAAAATCGTTACCTTTTGCAAATAACGTCGTTTATTTGCTCCAATCATATCTGcattgtttttattaaGCCGCTTAACATTTTCCTTCAGCTTATGTACCAACTTCACGTTAACATCTGCCATTAAGAGTGCTCGTACTATGTCGCCAATCACCTCCTCAATGACCTAAacatcaaaattaaaacaaaacacaattattttatccttatatgataaaataactgtgaaaaaagataaataattatgtaaaaagTGTTACAGCTTCTGAAATAACTGTCGTTGAGTGGAGTTTGCGAAACGCCTTTGTTATTTGATTACTTAACTCGGCCAAAACCATTTTAAAACGCTATTTAATCCAATGTTtagattattttacttCATTATAATGCTGAAACAGATTCCGGTAACACTATAAGTTACTACTCCATTcttaaattagtttaaacacaatcatttacaaattaaacgttaaaatttctaaaattacagttttatatatttttgaaaattttactaataattcTGTACTCAAATCACTCTTAATAGGGGgcttaaatataatatatattcaacaattatttatattattttataatatgtatgtgactgttataattaaattattcgtCAGATTCTTCTTCGTCTTCCACCTCATTAGATAAGTTTGGGGGTAGCATTGACTCATCTACTCTTCCCATTCCCTCATCTTCCTCTTCTTCATCCTCATCTCCTTCCTCCTCATCTGTGGTTTCATGGAGCTCAAGAAGGTCCTCCAGGTGTTTCTCGTCATCTCCAATTACAACCACTTCGCACTTCTGCTTAAAGTCGCCTCCGGCaaatgatttaatattcttttCAATCACTTCCAACGTCTAAACTCATTTATTCATGCTCGTATACAACTTATACTACACTGTTTAACtgtaattatatttaaatgtgtatattatattctgATTAAACCTGATTCATGAGTGCCAGACCAGCTTCCTTGTCGAAACAGgatgttaaaatttcataTTGTGGAGGAGCAATTAATCTTATTGAAATCTACGAATTTATTACACACTcatataaatgtgttgtgTGTATTACCTGTGGATCTAACAGTTTGGCTTTTCCAAGTGACATTTTAACTGCGTTGATACCTTCAGGCCCGAAACACCATACATCAACACTACATCTAAAACAATTGTAAGATTGTTAACAGttacatattataaaatgCTTAATAGGGGATTGGAGTGTATGAAACAACCTTActaaatagttaaaaaagCATTTAGTTACACATAgtttcatatttttattccGACTCTTGGCGCCGTTAATATTCATTAACAGGAATTTGAAGTCGGACTCTTACATTATACtaacataataataactaaatGTGAATGGTTAATACTTAAGTTTAAGAGCCTGGGGGACAAGTCTTAATTGTATGTCTTGTAAGAGTGAGTCGATGACTTCTTGTGATATTGATATATTCTTAAATACATTCTCTTTATTAGAGGCAGCCTCctataaaaaaattaattctaCAAACCTTAGTAAGTAGTAGGAGTAACTGATAagtaataactaaaattagaATTACCTTAAGCGCATCAAGAGCATGTGGATATGCTTTATACAGTGGCCAAATACATTCCCTATTCAACTCCTCAACCGATATTCCGTGCTTCTATACACAACATTAATACGACAAATTTGAACATAATTGAGTATGAATACACAGAAGTATGTAACATACTTGGGCAATGTGTCTGACAGTTTGATGTACTTTTTTAGATTTTGAAAACTTTTCTTCACATTTGATAATGTCCTCAGGAGTGACTCTACGCTTGGACAAATCTATGTATCCCTTTAAGGGATCAACTCTCAGAACCAAAACTACTTCGTGTCTTCCAATTTTGACCAATTTGTTTATACTACGATAGCGCCTTTTACTTAATTCATTCAGTAAAATTAATCCtaagaaattattataaaatttaaattgaataataaattgaatctaaaataccttCACGATCATCATATTCCAGTAATGATACATACACTCCTTGATTTTCAATTCGATTAACTTTGACCATGACGAGATCCTCTGGCTCAGGGAATTTTTGTTCGTAAAAACGACAATCGCCCAAATTAACTTTACTAACGGGAGGCATTTTCAAAACccaattatataataatagtttaactgatttaaaaaaattaataatactccaattgtttaataaaacaaaaaatttattggttcagagaaaaataataattataaaaatgactCAGTAACCCAACAGTATGAAATAATACACATTAGTAAAGTAAAAATACGATATTTAAAGAttcctttaatttttattatatttaaccATTCTACtctttattttgttttttactacccttttaattattgtaaaaCACAATGGTTTATTCCAttttattgaataaattcACAAATAACTGTAtgatttttacattttgtgtaaactaattatgtatattattctTTATAACTTGCTCAATAAAGCTTCTATATTGTGATGATAAggaatatattttataatatttgttttaataGAAGGTTTGAACTGAATTCACTTAAAAAATGGAATTCTACACCAATTTTaagaaatttaaacaataacCAAAGATTAATCCTTTCAAGATCATTTTCGACAGCAAATACAGAAAATAACACCAAAGATGAAACCATTACCATATCCTACGGTCCCAAAGATACTCTTTTAATCACAGGGTAActttaacactatttactaatttttcaGCACTTCACCTAGAAATACTATTTTTagatataatataaaagaaaatgagttaaaagaccatattaaaatgttgGAGGAATCACTTAAACTCAAGCTTATGACATTGGACTTTTATTCTCCAGATATCGCAAATTCATATTCAGGTATcatattcataatattatttacttcTTTACAATGTTATTGATGTAATTACatgattattatttagataATGTAATTAGTGCTGATTTTATGTTAGAGTTGGGTATGGTACAGCATCAATCACTTGAACATATAAATAAAGCCAAGgagaattatataaaatctTATGAAATTTGGAAGAAAATTAAAGGCCATAACTCAAGAGAGGTTGCTAACGTATTATGTTTACTCGGTTAGATTCTACTTTCAAAgtgatttatttattttctcTACACACACCATTACGCACATCTCTATATACTTATAACTATGTAATCCAATGTAGGCGTTGTAATGCGTGATTTGGGAGAGATTGAAGCATCAAAATCAACATTACTGGAATCTCTATCAATTGAGTAAGAATGTTTCTTTGCATATGGCTGTAGTACGCATCTTAATACTCCAGAGAGTAACTTATGTTCAGTATATTCGTTAAACAACCTCGCCAATATATCGCATTTACAAGAGAATTATAATGAGGTAATAAATCCGCAAACACTACCAGTTTAGGCCTGCGAATATTATGAAGATGCCATAAGAATATTACTCACAGCCACATCTGGTGATATTAACCACCGCCTCATATcactactatactataatcTAGGTATTATAGTTATTGTTATTTCTTAACTACCATTAATATCCACTTGTTTGTGTAATTTAGTTTGATTATCTGTGTTATAGGATGTTCATACTATAGAGTACCAGATATGTACAATGCAATGATATCACTCAATAGGGTAATGAAACAAATGAATGTATACTTTCAGGCATCTGAAATCATAAGTAGAATTGGTGACCCTTGTAACATACTGCATAAAATCAGCGATTTGCGGGAAGAAATTAATGGAATAATTTCCAATCAATAACATACCACGATATACAAACTATTTATAAGATTGTATATGACTAATGAGTACATGATACGATAAATTATTGGAGCAGGGATAAGTGTTATTCAACGCATCTGTAGGTGTAAAGCCTGTATCTGAGGAAACGGCCAGTATCTTCAAACTCAAGAGAGCAGCTTTCGTTTCCGTCGCATTTATCCTTGGCTTCTCCGTAAAAAGATTCAACAAAACCCTTATTCGTCAGCTTTGGACCATAGATAAAGGCTGTTACGGTCTTGATCTTGCGATCCTCAGGACACACTGGCTCCAAAGGAACACCCCTAAAACCAACCAGAGTCACTTCCTCACCCTCTTTAACAGCAGAACCCTCATTCTCTATACGGAATATAAGGAAGaaattactaatattatatttatctgAGTTATTTGGGATAACTAGTGTAGGGGATACGGATGCAGAAAAGAACGCCATTGAAGATGGATTTCCCTTGATAAGCACAAGTTAGACCGTCTTCAGTTTTGAAACGATCTTCGCCTTCTTCAACCTTGTTAATAGATAAGGAGCACTTTTTCTTTTCGTTAAAAAAGGTCTCACAATATTTGTAGTAGGCCTTTATCAGAGGGTTAGCGGATACCTTGTTGTTCTCAGCAGTGTCCTGGCCGGCTCTTTTATCAGCAGGTACGTGGTCAGCAGGGAACCAGACCTTAGTATCGTCACTAATGTTATTCACATCAGCCTTACAAACTCCGTAGGCCTGGAGGTAATAGAAACTTGAGTTGTCAGGACACTTAACGAGGTCCAAAGGATTCCTCCCATCAACCAAAAAATCTAAACAGTcataaacaaatataagtagaaaaaacaacaaatatgtgtatataatgtaaaaatctGGGAGTATTGTAGATGTGTAGAGAAATTACTGTCAACACGAACGACCCTTTTGACAActaaaacattattaaaccaagaaaatattatttaaacattgtaaatattaataaaataaaatgtgattGTGGATAAAGTTATTAGTTGAAAGATACCTCCGTCAACCTGATGTGTAAGTTTAATGTTGAGAAAAGTGATGACgtaaaaaagtaaaaacaTTGGAATCTTGCCTATTGTTGCCATTTTGTTAAAGTTGTTCTTTTACATATTTGGTCAGacttaaataaaaattttccTTAAAGTCATAACTGTGAGATGTAAAAATCGcttgtttaaattaatttgcacaaaaactataaaattataacaataaataaattaagaaatatttacgattaaaattttgagtCAAATTATCACTGGAAttctttatttataatactaCTGTGCTTGCACCTTGATTCCATACTAGGTTTATGGGCTTTTTTTAGATCTAAACCAAATTAACGGCTTATATCATATACAATACCcttaaaataatacataaagtataaaaatcgagtaaattaagttaaaattgAGAGTAAAGTGCTGGAGATAGAAATAGCACTGACACACTGGATTCCATCAggaatttattattatattccaAAAATAATCTTTTTGACTGTTCTTCGGTCTCATATTCACACACAACAATTGAGGAATCTGGCTTAAATTTGCCAACTACTTCACTATATCTTTGATCTTGCAACAGcttattacacatttcctcatttaacaatttaatatcGATAATTGTACCAAATTCTGTTAAAACCTCCTCTAATTCATCCAACTCAACCTTCCTATTCcctttaaataatattatacatattcTACTCAAATCCTTTTCGTCTATTTTTACCTCATCCTTAACCTTTTCCACGGTAGTTGGAACATTAGTTACAGTATTATTAGATATATTGGCATTAGGTAAGGTGATTGGAACAGGTTTGTTAGGAGCATTAATAATGATGGCGCTGTTTTTACCTATAGATTTAGCTACTAGAGGCGTTACCATTCCTTGTTCATTTTTACCCAAACCTTGTCCTTTCCAGCCCATTTTCTCCATCATTTTCAATGCAACAGGCTGTTCAGTCTTTTTAGGCTGTGTGGTAGCTGTTACACTCTGTGTCGTAGGTTTTTCTGTGTATACTTCTGATTTTTTCATGGCTTCTAATCTTATCTTTAACATCTCGTCGCCTAcaataagtatatagtgGAATAAAGTAATACCTGAGAGTGGAGCGTGACTTGGAGTGTTAGGAGTCAGTTGAATAGGCTGAGGAGTTTTAGTATGCGATTTAATTGAAAGCAGTTTTGTCACCTTTTCATATTCATTGGGGTATCTCGGGTCATATtcatcattaaaattataatttacattatttccCAATCTGTAACCAACCGTATTGGCCTTATTAACAGCATTAGGTGTATTCTGAGAAGGTTTATGGCGTTTAACTGTATTTGGTGGGATATAAAGCCTATGAGTTAGCCATGAAGCGGTACTTCTAGAAACACCTTCACTTGTAGAATCTACATCACCAGAATTTGTCATTAATCACactgttaaattattttaaaaatttaaaaaataaatttattataaaaaacgtaaataaaattaaaaataatatattaactgtAGAAAGTATACATGGTGTCAAAAATGAActattgtgtaaaaaaatcaaattacTAAATAAACGTTTTACAAATCTTTATAGGATTgctttaatttattaaaacacTTTTCTTCTAACTGTTCATCTTCCGATTCATCACTATACAGGGGTATACACATATCTATAACA harbors:
- a CDS encoding signal recognition particle protein SRP54, with translation MVLAELSNQITKAFRKLHSTTVISEAVIEEVIGDIVRALLMADVNVKLVHKLKENVKRLNKNNADMIGANKRRYLQKIVVDELVNMLTTEKKPFEPKKGRCNVIMFVGLQGAGKTTSCTKFAYHYQRKGWRTALICADTFRAGAFDQLKQNAAKVKISFYGSYSEANPAKVAADGVARFKEEKYDMIIVDTSGRHKQEDALFDEMKLIYDAVQPDEVVFVMDSHIGQACYDQAAAFNKAVDVGSVIITKLDGHAKGGGALSAVSATNSPIIFIGTGEHFDDFEPFDPKSFISRLLGFGDINGLINTLKDVINLDDKPDLLDRIASAKFTIRDMYDQFQNLLKMAPIGKVMSMLPGIPPELLQAGREQEGVDRIKRFMIIMDSMTDEELDCEKPLNGSRIMRIAKGSGSSPHEISFLIDQHKTLQKMVGSMGKMGLNKDNAMQNIMRNPNQLLNKMQTMIDPRLLNQMGGAGNIMKLMKEFSQNDDLQSLMKQMKR
- the tif211 gene encoding Eukaryotic translation initiation factor 2 subunit alpha; translation: MPPVSKVNLGDCRFYEQKFPEPEDLVMVKVNRIENQGVYVSLLEYDDREGLILLNELSKRRYRSINKLVKIGRHEVVLVLRVDPLKGYIDLSKRRVTPEDIIKCEEKFSKSKKVHQTVRHIAQKHGISVEELNRECIWPLYKAYPHALDALKEAASNKENVFKNISISQEVIDSLLQDIQLRLVPQALKLKCSVDVWCFGPEGINAVKMSLGKAKLLDPQISIRLIAPPQYEILTSCFDKEAGLALMNQTLEVIEKNIKSFAGGDFKQKCEVVVIGDDEKHLEDLLELHETTDEEEGDEDEEEEDEGMGRVDESMLPPNLSNEVEDEEESDE
- a CDS encoding Tetratricopeptide repeat family protein — its product is MIRNIFYNICFNRRFELNSLKKWNSTPILRNLNNNQRLILSRSFSTANTENNTKDETITISYGPKDTLLITGYNIKENELKDHIKMLEESLKLKLMTLDFYSPDIANSYSELGMVQHQSLEHINKAKENYIKSYEIWKKIKGHNSREVANVLCLLGVVMRDLGEIEASKSTLLESLSIDTHLNTPESNLCSVYSLNNLANISHLQENYNEACEYYEDAIRILLTATSGDINHRLISLLYYNLGCSYYRVPDMYNAMISLNRASEIISRIGDPCNILHKISDLREEINGIISNQ
- a CDS encoding G-patch domain protein, with the protein product MTNSGDVDSTSEGVSRSTASWLTHRLYIPPNTVKRHKPSQNTPNAVNKANTVGYRLGNNVNYNFNDEYDPRYPNEYEKVTKLLSIKSHTKTPQPIQLTPNTPSHAPLSGDEMLKIRLEAMKKSEVYTEKPTTQSVTATTQPKKTEQPVALKMMEKMGWKGQGLGKNEQGMVTPLVAKSIGKNSAIIINAPNKPVPITLPNANISNNTVTNVPTTVEKVKDEVKIDEKDLSRICIILFKGNRKVELDELEEVLTEFGTIIDIKLLNEEMCNKLLQDQRYSEVVGKFKPDSSIVVCEYETEEQSKRLFLEYNNKFLMESSVSVLFLSPALYSQF